The genomic segment TCCTGTTGAACAGTATAAAATGTTATTGGGTCATATTGCCCCAAAAAGTACAACTGTAACACAAAAAACACAAGAAACAACACTCATAGTAAGAACCCATGAAATGAGGAAAAGTCACAAGTTTCAGATCCGCATAATAAATAATAAGTAGggtctcaaattttttttttggtCCTAAGgacccgaacagaacagcagggttaatgaGACTTGGACAAAGAAAAAATATGGTGTCCAGTGTTGGAAATGTACTTTAGACACCTGAAGGAGAAACAAATAGTTAGAATCTTGACTACACCAACAAGACATATCCACCCAAACTTCCTCAGGGAAGGTAAATACATGTTCTTGAGATGTTTTGAGATAATTAAACATGCTCATTTTGGGAAGAACACGTTGACAGATACACTGATGATTCCTTATAAATTAGGTAATCAATTCATTATTAATTGCTTGAGAAGCTTACCTAGAGAAAACataaatgtttggagaagaaactGTCCTGCCAGGGATGCTAGCAATATGTGATGTGCCATGGGGTTAGAGCAGTGATATCATCCATCCCGTGATACAATAGTTTCTTTACCATTCCAAAGAGTATTTATATGATCCCTAGGAACGGATGACAGAATGAGCAGAAGAGAACCCGAGAAGCCACCAATTCATCCACAATGAAGAACCTGGTCATATTGCTTTGCGTCATCTCTGCTATTGTCATCTCAGGTAGGACTAATCTAGACACTTCAcagcatatacacacagtacactgtGGAGTGTCTGCTAGCTTTACTGATATGTTCCTCAATGATTTTCAATAGTTCTGCATACTACTATTAAAGGTATTGTCCAGTACTTTAGTATTGATGGCCTTACCCTTAGAATatctcatcaatgtctgattagtgGGCATGTAATACTTGGCATCCTTGCCGATCAGATGTTCCCCATAAAAGTGGCAGCTGGCACTACTCAGTTGTGGAGCTTCACAGCTATGTCAACTGCATAAAGGCTGCAGCTGGGTACTGGGTATCTGCTTCCTATTTGAATAAATTGGGGGTGATAGTGCAGCCCTGGTCATTATTTCATTTATGGATCTTTGTTTCACATCTAAGTACATATGCCAGTATCAGGAACCACTGATTAGCAAGGGTGCCAGGTATTGCACCTCCACTTTTCACACATTCAAGATTGGTGGGggtaaagataggtcatcaatgttaaagtccaggACGAACCTTTTAAGCTCATATTCTTTCAGATCTTGCATTTTTCTTGGAAATATGGTGGCATTGGACCATAAATCtaagaaataaaattattattggGAAAATAGGACCCAACATTTTCTTCTCCTCACTTTTGATCTTGCACGTGAGAGGCAATATGATATTGTGATCCCAGACTAAATTCAACTCCTTCCTCCTTAAATTGACCCATTTTATATAGTTTGTTGGTTTTGGTTTAAAGAAGTTATTCTTTATCCTACAAGATTAACCCATTATTCTCAAAATTAGGAGGTCTAAATGATACTCTTTTTTCCTGGCATTGTGTGCTACATCTCTGGCCTCATCTGACCACACTATTTGCAAGGACTTCTGGCTATGGCCAGACCTTGAACATCTCTGCATGTTGTAAGTTTGCGACTCATGACATCACAGATATCCACCGCAACTTTATGTTGCACAGTGACCTTTGAATTCTGGACATGGCCCAGAATCCTAGCCAATAGAGACAAGGTCAGAAATGTGGCACACAATGTcagaaaatattattattattatttattattatagcgccatcaattccatggcgctttacatgtgaaaggggtgtacataatagggacaagtacaataatcagaaccaatacaagacacaaacaggtacaggaggagagaggtccctgcccacgagggctcacagtctacaaaatagaatagaatagaatccTTGAGGACCAGTCGGGGCAGCCGGCAGTTGGGAGTGTATGCAGAGATGAGTGATGAGATGAATATTAGGGTTTTTTTTACCATTTGTCAGTCGTCTAAAGGACAACACAATGGCAGCCTAATACTTTGCTGTTTTCCCACAAAgcgaatttaaaaaaaatctgtattctGGAGAATACATATTTTTGCAAAAATTTAAGTACcgcattttttgttttataagacacaccggattatatggcacaccccaaatttagagagaaaaaaggtcttataatccggtggtcttATCAGTAGGGGACAGCGGTGGTGAAGCagcggtcacaggaggcaggggtaatggtggagtagggcaatgctgtggGTGTCCCAAATGTTCAGCAGTACTGtgaggcagagaaagcatccagcctGTTTGCGGTGCGGAatgcaaagaaatggcgcccagagtcggcgagTGTGAAAAGCGTGTGAAATTGAGCTCTCGGTTCAATGACAAGCTGAGCTCTTATCTGCGCACTTGACACTTCTGGAAGCAATTTTCCTAATGAGCCGGAAGCAGCACATGTGCCGATGAgaccttgagccgagagctccatctgctcacATGCCGACTCCGGGCATCATTATTTGAAGCCTGATCTGCCAACGTCTTCAGGAAGGATGGCCTCTGCCTCACCACCTATAGCAGAGCGTTGCACCCACAGCCCTCACAGAGCAATGGACAGCCCGcatcattgcccctgcctcctgtgacccctctacaCCACCCCTGACCTTCatttggattataaaatgcaccttcattttcctcctaaatttttgggaggaaaagtatatcttataatccgaaaaatatggtagattTAATTTCCACTCAAAAAATTTTTCTTAACTATAGAAAGAAGACTTTTATGAGCCAATAATCTAAGTCATTGTGGAATTAATGTAGCAAAGTTAACAATGACCAATGTCCAACTCTTGCTGGCTATAGTGATGAAACATACATTAATCacaaaaagttaggaatatttggctttcgggtgatatttatataaaatgtaaatatttttgcAACAGTGATATTTTATAATGATAGTAGGGTATTTAAGTAAAAGCATGCAATAGTGATTTATTCATATCAAAAATATATTGAaagaaaagccaacaacagtggtgggtagtcccccaaaaatgtcaatgtctcaatgacTTATCATGTGACCTTGAGTATCAATTACTGCTTGTCAATGACATTTCAAGCTGTTCATAAGTGGAGATATTGTCTGTTGGAagccctcaggtcattgaagtTTTAGGATACAGAGTTATGAGCCCCTACATGGCGACTTAGCTGATCCCATAGGATTTCTGGAGAAAGTACAGGCCCCTTCATTTGAGGTACAGAATGCTCCAGCAGCCACTCCCTAATAATGCAATCTTATTGAGCAttagcattgtcctccatgaagatgaaatcAGGGCTCttcttcatgcagaggcacaatgactgtattaatgatgttattcatgtattaggggcttgtcactgtaacaTTCAAATTGTTTAGGGCCATTCTGAAGAGACTAGGCACATCTGCCCACACTAAAACACCACCATCACCAAAGGCTCTTCTGGTGCCAACAGTGTCTGATGCAAAGTACTCTCCTTGGTGTCTCTACCATCATttaagaaataatgtctggaacaccaattctgagtctgaactgggtgaaaaaaactaaaaaaatctacactatatggagataaggtatgcacaccagtgactatgtagggggaatatatgaaaagcagaaactgctgtgtgagtactgacatgaaaaatccaatagctatatgcaagagtgaaaatatgaaaatggaatctgcattactgccatgaacatatgaataaagagaaatataGCTACTGAATTCATCAATGcaccagagccccaacactacgccaaagtatttctctacgttggggtccctagcttgtgtgtgtcctctcatgcataaAAAAGCATTTTAGGATCcttctgaaatttcacccgaaagccaaatatccctaactttttgtgagaagTGTACATAACTTATCATCATAATCAATATATTCAGCATTTGAATGAAAATCTTGTGAATTGTCTTCTTTTTTTTCCAGTCTTTTCCTATAAATGTCACTCGTGTTGGTCTCGCAACTCTACAACATGTGACGTGTCTGAGACTGAATGTCTTGGAGATCGATGTATGACCGTCTGCCAATACTTTAAACTTGGTGGGTACAACCTATTTATTCCTTTTATCAGACAGCCAGTACCTTCATGTTATTTCTAGCTTTGCAATTTCTACTTATTGTTTTACAGATGGATATGAGTTTAAGTCAATGTTAAAAGGTTGTGCTAATGAAACTATGTGTGGAATGAATGGCTCAGCAACGGCGGAAAATACTAAATTTCTATTTGAATCACATTGCTGCAATGGACACTTGTGCAACAATCAAACATATCAATGTAAGTGTCACAATGTGTGTAGTTATAAGGGATTAACTATTGTTCGAAACCTCAGTCTATGGCCTCATTGAGACATTAGGGATTTCCAAATAGCCAAAAAATGAACTGAGATTCAGCCGTTCTTTGAATCAGATTTCCATCATTATTTAGACATTCTGTCAATATTACCATCAGTTTTCCATGATTCTCATGTTTAACAAATAATAGATACGTTTTTCCAATTAAAATGTAGACAATGAAGAGCATATGGATGGCATGTAATCATGGGGTGATCAATAAACTGAAGAGATCCACCGGAACCAGTAGGTAAACATGAATAGAAACTTCTTTATTGGAACATAATAAAAATCCTCACAGGTACTGGCACTGTCAAAAAGGAATATCAACCGAAGCGTTTCGACATTGTGAATGACTTAATCATGGACCATCTCAAGCCAGCAAACTTCTATAAAAAGAGGAAAAAGTTCCTCCCACGTTGCAAATCATCTGCATCATGAGTTAACCACACTTTTAACCCCTGCCAAAAATATtatacactatactgtatatacatagctTTAAAATATCAAATAAAGGTTAAAATACATaacaataaaaatacaaaatagtaaggcagaaagagagagagagaaaaaacccgcaaaaaataaaaaaccttaaaaaaactgCACACtgtacaaaaaataataaataaaaacctccccccaaaaaaacacccacaaagaaaacaaacaaaaaacctgtaggaaaaaaaacaacaccatacgaaaaaataaataaaaaccccCTCGCCAAAAAAAcacccacaaaaaaacaaacaaaaaacctgtaggaaaaaaaaacaaacaccatgcaaaaaaaataaataaaacctccTCCCCGAAAAAACACCCACAAAGAAAACAAAGAAGAAAGACCTATAAAAAAAAACCTATTGGAAAAAAACAAACAccatacaaaaaaaacacaaaaaacttacAAAAAACCCTCAAAACAAAAAATAGAATCCTATTGGTAGGAATAGAGAGGTAAAAGGAAATAAAAGTGTCAGATTTTATGTTTCAAGAGGTTTTTTTGTAAGGTTGTTGTGTTTTGATATTTTTCTGTAAGGTTTTGgggattttctgtttttttgtaaggtatttggggtttttaaagttttgggttttttttgttttatatgtggATTTTTTTTGGCGGGGAGGTTATTAGTTATTATTTGTTGTAAATTGTATGGGGGGTTTGTaagatttttgtgatttttttaataaggtttttttttgtaaggtctgttttgttttatttgtgtttttttggggagTAGATTTTGAGTTATCATTTTTTCTAAGATGTTTGGGGGGCTTTGTAAGGTTCTTGTGTTTTGTTATTATCTCgtaaggtttttggtttttttggagggttttttgtaaagtgtttcttttttttcgttttggtttttttttgttttctttgtgggtgttttctttgggggggtttatttattattttctgtaAGATGTTTGGAGGTTTTTgtaaggtttttttgttttgttattgtctcgtaaggttttgaggttttttgtgtttttttgcaagatgtttgtttttttcttaagattttttgtgttgttttgttttttgtgggTGATTTTTTTTGTGGTGGAAGTTTTAATATAAATTTTTTgtaaggtttttgtgttttttatgtttttttctctctctgctATACTAtgttgtatttttatgtgttttcatCTTTGATATTTTAAagctatgtatatacagtgtggagTATTTTTCTCCAGGAGTTAAAGGAGTGGTAAATCATAATGCAGCTGATTTGTAATGTAggaggaatttttctttttttatagaaTTTGCTAGTTTGAGATGGTCCATGATTAAGACATTCTCAATGTCGAAACGCGTCGGTTGATATTCCTTTTGCTTCATATTTGAAGGTGCCAGTACCTGTGAGGATTTTTGTTCTTATGTTCCAATAAAGAAGAAGCTTTCATTCATTTTTAACTGCTGGTTCTGCTGGATTTCTTCATTTTGTTGATTCTATGTAGCCCTGGTCCATGTCGATACTGTGACTgatattaatatttaaaaaaaaataataaatggtcTTGTATTCTCTAGCTCCTGAAGACAATTTAACAACAAATGGTGTAAAATGTCCATTGTCCATGTGTCCCGGGACTTTAGAGGAATGTAAGAGTGAAAAGGAGGTCAACTGCACTGGATCCATGGACCGATGTCTAGACTATAGGGGTACAGCGAGGGATCCATGTAAGCACATATTTCTTAAAGACGTATAAATATTTTTTCAACCAAATCTTTTTTATTTCGCTccaatgcatgtaaaaaaaaaaaactacagcaaCTTCACATATATTCTAACATTAAATGTTTAATTGTGTACACAGTTTTTATGTATATTTATGATTTGGAACCTTTTAGGTCCAAGTTGTACTGTATTAATTGAAAACAAATATGCGCACAAGTTTCCCTTTACCTaataatgtcatttttatgttTACAGATGGGAAAGAGAGAAAATATTCTGGCAAAGGTTGTACTAATTCTGTTGCCTGTGAATACAACTTTGCCAGCCAGATTCTCACTGAAGAAACACACAGGGTGTTACTTAAGTGCTAGAATTAAAATATTCTCAAGGAATCCTCAATACGTAAACTAATTAAATTATCAATTCAATTACAAATTATCTCTTTTGATTTGTCTTACTTACAATTATTATAGAGGGATACAATGTATAAGATTTACATGATCATGTGATTATTTGTAcactttaaaataaaaattaaaagtagTCACTAAATGCTGTGTGGTCTTGATATCCTCCAGTTATCCGATTGCAGACTCTATAGTATTTATTTCTCCAATGCTATGTGGTCTCAATATCCTCCAGTTGTTCGATTGCAGACTCTATGTATAGTATTTATTTCTCTAATGCTATGTGGTCtcgatatcctccagttgtccgatTGCAGACTCTATGTATAGTATTTATTTCTCTAATGCTATGTGGTCtcgatatcctccagttgtccgatTGCAGACTCTATGTATAGTATTTATTTCTCTAATGCTGTGTGGTctcaatatcctccagttgtccaatTGCAGGATTGATCTATAGTATTTATTTCTCTAATGTTGTGTGGTctcaatatcctccagttgtccaatTGCAGGCTCTATCTATAGTATTTATTTCTCTAATCCTATGTGGTctcaatatcctccagttgtccaatTGCAGGCTCTGTCTATAGTATTTATTTCTCTTTAAACTAGTGAGTGGAGACTGATTTCTAAGAACTTTCCCATAAATGCACACAAACACGAAAAATGTATGCTGTAATTTCTCCATGTGTGTAAATATTGCGAAGGAGCAGCATAGGCAACATTATGTAACAATACTGAGCAGTCCATCTGTGACTGATGCTCTTGGCTGACATAAAAGATTTTCTGAAAAGCAGCAAAAGCATAGATTACATTATTTAACTGTACTTATCAGCATTATCATTAATCCAGTTATCATAGAATTCAATAGTCAGCTGTAATCTGACCCTCAAGAATTGATTGTCCATTCTGTATGACCAAACAGATTCTACCAGTTTCTCTGTTACGGTTGCCGAGAGGCAGCGAGCGTCTGGGAGTGGACCACTGGTCCATACacaggactcccctggaggagctaaccaatagcaaacccctatacagggattgtctggcACAGCCCAACGGGTCCTAAATGCACAACTGCCAAGAACCAGTGGAGGTCAGCTCTTACGGACTGGAAAGTATCTTAATGTCCGGTGCTGGTGTGCTGGGATGTGGCAGCATGGGGATGGTAAGTCAAAATTGACAGCACCGAGGTGgttgctcagatgtggcagcatggaagtGGTGGCTCagccgtggcagcacagaggtggtgactcagacatggTAGCAAAGAGGTGGtgtctcagatgtggcagcacagaagTGGTAGTAGtgagcaggctctaggatgagagACAGGTCTGGAACATGAGACTGATACGAGAACACAACAAGCATAACTAGACACAGTAGCGTAATGGGACCTGAGAAATTGCAACACACTAACTAATAGGCAACTTTGCTCAGGTGTCTCCTCTATAGGGAGGCCGACTTAAATACTTTTAGGATAGTGGATGACCTCAGTAAGCAGTTCTGGGTAATGACACACTGGCCCTCTAAGAAAGAGGgtgaggccacacacacaccctttgTGCACTCACAGAAGGCCTGCACATGGCTTGGAGGCAAGAGGAGGCTGTGGCAGATCCCGGGGCAGGAGAGGAGCATGTGAAGCCGCCAGGCAGGTGAGGAGAGTGGTGACCCTGGGAGCTGAGGAATGTGGGGGTGCCGCACTGGGACTAGGACCGGATGCTACATTCTTCAACCTACTGAGGAGTTCATGAGGAAAGGGGAgaagaagaagtggctcataagtggagaaaaatgcatatttctcttataagatatattacattttttatatttatttttacagcaaacaacaAAAGGAAATCTATTATTAAAAAATTGTTTTATATATTGCCATCAATATTTCTCTCACAGCAGGGTGACATTTCCTGCTGTGTAAAGATTGTTTCTCAGCTTATTGTCATGAGAAgaaagggttaaaaagaaaggTATCTCCTTTATTATAAAGCAGTCTTACACTGTTATCAATATGTAATTGACACAAATCATATTCCTTTCATTCTGTCTATCCCTGCACAGTCTCACAGAGCATGCCCCCTATATTCCCTACACAAAtcgattatttttttttctgtacttAAATGTCAAAACTATTTGAAAGTTATTACATAAAATTAGAGAAATACAATCTGTGTAAGTACAATCCAATATTACAGAGTTACAATAGGTATAGCATAACAATGGATATTGCAAGGCCAAACCCAATACAGAGCAAATTAGAAATTATACTATGAGGGGTACAACATGAGATGGAATCAAAGCTAGTTATattaaatactagctgtagtatctggcgttgcccgggacagtaacaaagtatctctctgtctctctcccactctctttctcactctctctcttttcctctctgtctgtctctctctatctctctgtctgtgtctttctgtgtctgtctgtttctctgtctgtctctttccctgtctgtctctttccctgtctgtctctttccctgtctgtctctatctataaatctatctatctttttccttgtctgcctctgtctctgtctgtctctgtgtgcctgtttcttttcctgtctgtcagtctgtctgtctctttcccttctgtctgtctctttccctgtctgtctatttcactctctacctctctctgtctgcctctttccctttctatatctgtctgtctttctctgtctgtctgcctcgtttcctgtctgtctctgtctgtctctgtctatttccctgtttgcactgtctgtctgtctgtctgtctgtctctgtctgactctcagtctgtctgactctgtctgtctgactctgtctgtctgtctccctctctgtctgtctgtgtttgtctctttctgtctgccttgttccctgtctgtctacctct from the Anomaloglossus baeobatrachus isolate aAnoBae1 chromosome 11, aAnoBae1.hap1, whole genome shotgun sequence genome contains:
- the LOC142255699 gene encoding phospholipase A2 inhibitor and Ly6/PLAUR domain-containing protein-like, with the protein product MKNLVILLCVISAIVISVFSYKCHSCWSRNSTTCDVSETECLGDRCMTVCQYFKLDGYEFKSMLKGCANETMCGMNGSATAENTKFLFESHCCNGHLCNNQTYQSPEDNLTTNGVKCPLSMCPGTLEECKSEKEVNCTGSMDRCLDYRGTARDPYGKERKYSGKGCTNSVACEYNFASQILTEETHRVLLKC